In Rubrobacter radiotolerans DSM 5868, a genomic segment contains:
- a CDS encoding quinone oxidoreductase family protein, translating into MQAVRVERTGGPEVLDVQQVAVPEPGPGELLVKVSATGVNYIETYQREGIYPMDLPYTPGSEGAGEVVALGEGVTEFSEGDYVATAAGKGFYAEYAIVPAEAAVEVNVTLVEARIAAAAMLQGMTAHYLTHSTFPLKEGHTMLIHAAAGGVGLLVCQMAKMLGARVIGTAGSEEKAELAKGAGADEVILYREVDFAEEVRRLTDGEGVDVVYDSVGKDTFYKSLDCLKVRGTLVLFGASSGPVPPVDLQILNQKGGLYVTRPALGQYTRDREELLWRAGNVLSWIGNGTLDVRIGGTYPLSEARAAHEDLQGRRTTGKLLLLPEVN; encoded by the coding sequence ATGCAGGCCGTGAGGGTCGAGCGGACGGGCGGGCCGGAGGTGCTCGACGTGCAGCAAGTAGCCGTGCCCGAGCCGGGGCCGGGGGAGCTTCTCGTGAAGGTCTCGGCGACGGGGGTGAACTACATCGAGACCTACCAGCGGGAGGGGATCTACCCGATGGACCTCCCCTACACCCCGGGCTCCGAGGGGGCGGGCGAGGTCGTCGCCCTCGGGGAGGGGGTTACGGAGTTCTCCGAGGGCGACTACGTGGCGACCGCCGCCGGCAAGGGCTTCTACGCGGAGTACGCCATCGTGCCGGCCGAGGCGGCCGTCGAGGTGAACGTAACGCTCGTCGAGGCACGCATCGCGGCGGCGGCGATGCTTCAGGGGATGACGGCCCACTACCTGACGCACTCGACGTTCCCCCTGAAGGAGGGGCACACGATGCTTATCCACGCCGCGGCCGGGGGCGTGGGGCTGCTCGTGTGCCAGATGGCGAAGATGCTCGGGGCGCGGGTTATAGGGACGGCCGGGAGCGAGGAGAAGGCCGAGCTTGCAAAGGGCGCGGGGGCGGATGAGGTGATCCTCTACCGGGAGGTGGACTTCGCCGAGGAGGTGCGCCGCCTGACGGACGGCGAGGGCGTGGACGTCGTCTACGACTCGGTCGGCAAGGACACCTTCTACAAGTCCCTCGACTGCCTGAAGGTCCGCGGAACGCTCGTCCTCTTCGGCGCGTCGAGCGGTCCGGTCCCGCCGGTCGACCTGCAGATCCTCAACCAGAAGGGCGGCCTGTACGTAACGCGGCCCGCCCTCGGGCAGTACACCCGCGACCGCGAGGAGCTTCTCTGGCGCGCCGGGAACGTCCTGTCCTGGATCGGCAACGGCACCCTCGACGTCCGTATCGGAGGCACGTACCCGCTCTCCGAGGCCCGTGCGGCCCACGAGGACCTGCAGGGTCGCCGGACGACGGGGAAGCTCCTGCTCCTCCCGGAGGTGAACTAG